The Neochlamydia sp. AcF84 genome includes the window TCTTTTTTGCCCCTCTTCTTTAAGCTCTTTAATAAAATCCTCTTTTTGGTAACGCGTGCTTTTCAAAGATTCTTTAGGGTTTTCTACGACATCTTGTAAAGAAGGCAAAAATTGCTGGGGTGGGAAACTAAGTTCTACAGATTTGGCTGTCGCTTCAGTATCAATATACCCTAACACCTGTCCGATGGTAACTTTATCGTGGAGTTGTATGTTAAAATGGATTATCCCCTTTTGAGGAGCATATACCATCTGATTGACTTTATCAGTCTCTAACTCCAGGATTTCATCCTCAACTCCTACTTGTGAACCAGAAGGCCTAATGATACTAACTACAGTTGCTTCAGAAATAGACTCTCCCATAGAAGGAACTTTAAATTCAATTTTCATTATCGATCTCATTCATTAAGGTTAACCACGGGTTTAAAATTAGGAAATTTTTTATCTAGAAGAACAAAATTAGCATGATGACAGCGTGTTTCATTTTATGCAAAACATAATCATCTCTAACAGAAGATGCAATATTTTTTTTACTCCTCTATTTATTAGAGGGAGGGCCTAAAAAACTTGTCAACAAGTAAGGAAGAGGAGTTATAGCTATTGTCCTTTTTAGACTTCGCTGGGGCCTTTACTTGCTAATTTTAAAACATTTTTGAAATTATATATTTTATTGTTAAGAACCCTGGTAAAGTTCTTTTAGGCTATTGCTTCCCAGCCTTAATAGCTTTTTTAGCCACGAATTTTTTTTAACCTGCTTCCCATGCTTTAATGATTGCTTCTAAAATGGATAGTAAGGGTTCCGCTTTCTTTTAACTTTATCAGCTATGACTTGCTTAGCTCATTTGCTTTTAATGCTAAAACTTTTAATCCATTTTTAATATTGCTAATAAATTTTGAAGAAAAAAATTGATGATTTAGGGGGCTTGTTGCGTAAATGATTTCCTAGCTCGTATCCCTAAGTTAGCACCCATTGCCTTGGGCATTCCAAGTTTTATCATCTTATTCATAACTAAAAAATTGGCATATAATTCTGCTTGTTGATAGGCTAATTTCCTAAAGCGAAAGTCTCCTCCAAAGCTTCTTTTAAAGCGATACATCGCCGTTCCGGCAAGCGATCTTCTGTGATAGCCGCAAAGCTTCTTCCAAAGCTGCCTGGCCTCCTCATCTTCTCCACAGCCTTGAATGATTTTTAAAGCATCATTTCTTTTTTATCCAGGACTTGTCCGCCTCTTGACTTAGCCTTCCCCCTCTTTTTGGAGGTATCAAAGGATCTGTACCCACACATGAGATGATAGGAAGGATGGTAGGCAGGTTGCCACTTAAGTGGAGCTTTTGCAGCTTGGATATCTGCCCGATTTCTGCTGGCAAATGGTGAGCTGGTTTTGATTTAAGTGCGGATGATTTGTTTAAAGATAAGATAGCTAAAAGTTTTTTACTCCATTTTAGCTCACGCTCAATTTAAAAAGTACTTAAGGCGATTCTAAAATTGGAAATGCTGCCTTATTTTTTCTGCAATATCTTTCAAAGGATTTCCCGCTAATCCAAGCTCTTGCCTTCGCAGTCGAGGCAGCTGCACAATTTCTGCAGGCAGGCTGGTGAGCTGGTTTTGGCTTAAATCAAGCCAGTGCAGCTCAGACAATTGCCCAATTTCTGCAGGCAGAGTAGTGAGCTGGTTTTGCTTTAAGTCAAGCTCTTGCAGCTGAGACAATTGTCCGATTTCTGCAGGCAGGCTAGTGAGCTGGTTTTGATTTAATTCAAGCCTTTGCAGCTGAGACAGCTGCCCGATTTCTGCAGGCAGAGTGGTGAGCTGGTTTTGGTTTAAGTAAAGCCACCACAGCTGAGACAATTGCCCGATTTCTGCAGGCAGAGTGGTGAGCTGGTTTCGCTTTAAGTAAAGCCATTGCAGCTGAGGCAGCTGACCGATTTCTACAGGCAGGCTGGTGAGCTGGTTTTGATTTAATTCAAGTCCTTTCAGCTGAGACAGCTGCCGGATTTCTGCAGGAAGGTTGGTGAGTTGGTTTTGGTTTAAGTAAAGCCTTTGCAGCGAAGACAATTGTCCGATTTCTGTAGGAAGGCTAGAGAGCTGGTTTTGATTTAATTCAAGCCCTTGCAGCTGAGACAATTGCCCGATTTCTGTAGGCAGGTTGATGAGTTGGTTCTGGTTTAAGTAAAGTCTTTGCAGCTGAGACAATTGCCCAATTTCTGCAGGAAGGCTGGTGAGCTGGTTTTGGTCTAAGTAAAGCTCTTGCAGCGAAGACAATTGCCCTATCTCTGCAGGCAGACTGGTGAGCTGGTTTTGCTTTAAGTCAAGCTCTTGCAGCGAAGACAATTGTCCGATTTCTGCAGGAAGGCTGTTGAGTTGGTTTTGGTTTAAGTAAAGCCTTTGCAGCGAAGACAATTGTCCGATTTCTGTAGGAAGGCTAGAAAGCTGGTTTTGGTCTAAGTAAAGCTCTTGCAGCTGAGACAATTGCCCGATTTCTGCAGGAAGGTTGGTGAGTTGGTTTTGTTTTAAGTCAAGCCTTTGCAGCTTAGATAACTGGCATATTTCTGGGGGTAAATAAGTCAAGCCTACTCTAGATAAATCTAAAGCCATGGTATTTTTACAATTTTCTTCAATCCAATCTCTAAGAAGCTCCCCTTGTTTTTTTAAAGGTAAATACTTGATTTTTTCTTGACTTAAGTATTCCGCTCCACCAGGCAATGCTTTCCACATTAACAGTCGATTAATATTTATAAGATAAGAGGCATAGGTAGCCAGAGTAAAACACCTTTTTTCCTGGGTTTTCCATTTAAATTCTAGCTCCGCAGGAGCAAGGGCTTTAGCTAGAGTAAAGGCCTCCTCGAAGATTGCCTTAGCTTTTTCTCCTTCAGAAAGCCTATCATTCAGCTTATAAATCCTATCTACAATAAGAGCTTGCTCCTTAACATTTCCTTGAGGAACATGTACTTTACCTATTTTTTTATAAAGAGAAGGCATCACTTCAGAAGCCAGCAGATGATGCCATCTTTTACAGACGCTAAATAAGGGAGGAG containing:
- a CDS encoding leucine-rich repeat domain-containing protein: MHSISSTSIESLPNELLLPILEACAAPPLFSVCKRWHHLLASEVMPSLYKKIGKVHVPQGNVKEQALIVDRIYKLNDRLSEGEKAKAIFEEAFTLAKALAPAELEFKWKTQEKRCFTLATYASYLININRLLMWKALPGGAEYLSQEKIKYLPLKKQGELLRDWIEENCKNTMALDLSRVGLTYLPPEICQLSKLQRLDLKQNQLTNLPAEIGQLSQLQELYLDQNQLSSLPTEIGQLSSLQRLYLNQNQLNSLPAEIGQLSSLQELDLKQNQLTSLPAEIGQLSSLQELYLDQNQLTSLPAEIGQLSQLQRLYLNQNQLINLPTEIGQLSQLQGLELNQNQLSSLPTEIGQLSSLQRLYLNQNQLTNLPAEIRQLSQLKGLELNQNQLTSLPVEIGQLPQLQWLYLKRNQLTTLPAEIGQLSQLWWLYLNQNQLTTLPAEIGQLSQLQRLELNQNQLTSLPAEIGQLSQLQELDLKQNQLTTLPAEIGQLSELHWLDLSQNQLTSLPAEIVQLPRLRRQELGLAGNPLKDIAEKIRQHFQF